The DNA sequence CTATTCAGGGAGGGGAAGAAAATGCTGCGTAAGGAAAGTGTGAAAGGTTCAGGCACTCCATCCCCCTGGCTGCAAAGCTATGTTGATTCCTCTGAAAAACAAAAACAGGTTTATAAAAAAACGTTAATTATCGTTACCATTTCTCAGGTTTTCGCCGGGGCAGGATTTGCAGCCGGAATAACAGTCGGCGCACTTTTAGCTCAGGATATGATGGGGGCCACAAGCGGAGCCGGCCTTCCAACAACGTTATTTACTTTAGGAGCGGCCATGGCCGCCCTGCTTGTAGGACGCGTTTCTCAAAGGTTCGGCAGACGAACGGGGCTTACTGCCGGGTTTCTGGCAGGAGGAATAGGGGCGCTTGGAGTCATCATTGCAGCCGTGATAAACAGCGTTTTTCTTTTATTTCTTTCCCTGTTTATTTACGGAGCCGGTGGAGCTACAAATTTACAGTCACGGTATGCAGGAACGGATTTAGCGGACTCAAAGCAAAGAGGGAAGGCTATCAGTGTGGTCTTGGTTGCTATGACATTCGGAGCGGTTGCAGGCCCGAACCTCGTCGAAATCATGGGCGGATTTGCTTTAAATATAGGCGTACCTGCGCTGGCAGGACCTTTCATACTAGCAGCTGCTGCGTATATCATTGCAGGTCTCGTCCTTTTTATCTGGCTCCGGCCTGACCCGTTTCTTATTGCAAAAGCCAGTCAGGAAGCAGAAAAATCAAAAATTCCGTCTCCTCTGGAAGAGAAGACGGATCCGGCAGCTGACAATAAGCGGGGCATTTTTGCAGGAGCTGCAGTAATGTTTTTAACGCAGTTTGTTATGATAGCCA is a window from the Alkalicoccus halolimnae genome containing:
- a CDS encoding MFS transporter, with translation MLRKESVKGSGTPSPWLQSYVDSSEKQKQVYKKTLIIVTISQVFAGAGFAAGITVGALLAQDMMGATSGAGLPTTLFTLGAAMAALLVGRVSQRFGRRTGLTAGFLAGGIGALGVIIAAVINSVFLLFLSLFIYGAGGATNLQSRYAGTDLADSKQRGKAISVVLVAMTFGAVAGPNLVEIMGGFALNIGVPALAGPFILAAAAYIIAGLVLFIWLRPDPFLIAKASQEAEKSKIPSPLEEKTDPAADNKRGIFAGAAVMFLTQFVMIAIMTMTPIHMGHYGHALSAVGFVIGFHIGAMFLPSLVTGYLVDKIGRGTMVIASSLTLLAAGLVAALGTGDSMFVLVASLALLGLGWNFGLISGTAILVDATSQGTRAKTQGTVDVWIALAGALGGGLSGVVVAQSSYAALGIMGALLSLLLIPIVIWYNRSQNKTAKIVSENEGAVQG